A genomic region of uncultured Roseibium sp. contains the following coding sequences:
- a CDS encoding GNAT family N-acetyltransferase, producing MPDQTLNLTGYTDVPDGKIAFVVTFLEMLEAPAKPLAPARDDVELVRWHEPNLTAYRQLFRQVGEDWIWFGRLTHGDEELRQMLADPARENYLPMQGGTPIGTLELEFGNPEEPELSYFGLVPGAIGGGLGRWLMAQAVDIAWSRPETRRLWLHTCTGDSPQAMKFYTSCGFKPYKRSIEIDDDPRLLGLYPHDTAPHVPVIKG from the coding sequence ATGCCTGACCAAACGCTCAATCTGACCGGATACACGGACGTGCCCGACGGCAAGATCGCCTTTGTCGTCACCTTTCTGGAAATGCTGGAGGCACCGGCCAAACCGCTCGCGCCGGCGCGGGACGATGTCGAACTGGTCCGGTGGCACGAACCGAACCTCACCGCCTACAGGCAGCTCTTCCGGCAGGTGGGCGAAGACTGGATCTGGTTTGGCAGGCTGACCCATGGTGACGAGGAACTCCGGCAGATGCTGGCCGATCCGGCACGTGAAAACTATCTGCCGATGCAGGGCGGCACGCCGATCGGAACGCTCGAACTGGAATTCGGCAATCCTGAGGAACCGGAGCTTTCCTATTTCGGTCTCGTCCCGGGGGCAATCGGCGGCGGTCTCGGTCGCTGGCTGATGGCGCAGGCCGTGGACATCGCCTGGTCACGGCCCGAAACCAGGCGCCTGTGGCTGCACACCTGCACGGGAGACAGCCCGCAGGCGATGAAGTTCTACACGTCCTGCGGCTTCAAGCCCTACAAGCGGTCCATCGAGATCGACGACGACCCGCGGCTGCTCGGGCTCTATCCGCATGACACGGCCCCGCATGTGCCGGTGATCAAGGGGTAG
- a CDS encoding flagellar biosynthesis protein, giving the protein MPKVGNYVQRDYHSRYRSQGKSTWSDYNQAWSKRREASAQKMQELRALASNFNIIGTQAAQANTAFVFQNRNQAGPYANATAVAARVNVLV; this is encoded by the coding sequence ATGCCCAAGGTCGGGAATTACGTCCAGAGAGACTATCACAGCCGGTACCGGTCTCAGGGGAAATCCACCTGGTCCGACTACAATCAGGCATGGTCCAAGCGGCGTGAGGCCTCCGCACAGAAGATGCAGGAATTGCGCGCCCTCGCCAGCAACTTCAATATCATCGGCACCCAGGCCGCACAGGCCAACACGGCTTTCGTGTTCCAGAACAGGAACCAGGCGGGCCCATACGCCAATGCGACCGCCGTCGCGGCGCGCGTGAACGTGCTGGTCTAG
- the flhA gene encoding flagellar biosynthesis protein FlhA translates to MSDTAAGGQSGAPEPAPEKPVAAPQSAGGLSALPGVQEVIDTLRTGDVGLATGILVILTLLILPMPPMMLDTFLAVSIIFSVMILMTGLFIQKPLEFSSFPTVLLIATMLRLGLNIASTRLILSNGHEGTAAAGNVIQSFGNLVMGGNFVIGIIVFAILVIVNFVVITKGSGRIAEVAARFTLDAMPGKQMAIDADLSAGLIDEAEAKARRKSLEDESSFFGAMDGASKFVRGDAIAGLLITFINILGGIFIGVAQMGLSFTEAANNYTLLTIGDGLVSQIPALIVSTAAGLLVSKAGVHGAADKALSSQFTGYPKALGMSAAVMVILALLPGMPMVPFLALAGIAGYLAYRVGANKKKQEVKVAQEKAIEAAPKPPPEPPITDALKMDELRIELGYALLPLINGKAQGDGDILTEQIKALRRQVAGDMGVIMPPVRILDNIQLGANDYVIKVKEVEAGRGILYPNHYMVMDPAGGQVKLPGTHTTEPTFGLPATWVEAQYREDASLRGYTVVDPATVLSTHLTETIKTNVSELLTYGDVQKLLKELKGEQAKLVEDLVPSQITVSGLQRVLQALLDERISIRDLGTILEGVSEATGMTRNTDTIAEHVRSRLGRQICASNLSPGGYLPLIALSPQWEQAFLESIVGEGDDRQLAMQPSKLQEFVGKVRDAFEEAAQQGEVPVLLTSPQTRPFVRSIVERFRAHTTIMSQAEVHPRIKLKTVGSI, encoded by the coding sequence ATGTCGGACACGGCAGCAGGCGGACAGAGCGGGGCACCTGAACCCGCGCCCGAAAAACCGGTGGCGGCACCGCAGTCCGCCGGCGGACTTTCGGCTCTGCCGGGTGTGCAGGAAGTGATCGATACGTTGCGCACGGGCGATGTCGGTCTTGCCACCGGTATCCTTGTGATCCTGACGCTGCTCATCCTGCCGATGCCGCCGATGATGCTGGACACGTTCCTCGCCGTGTCGATCATCTTTTCCGTCATGATCCTGATGACGGGGCTGTTCATCCAGAAGCCGCTTGAATTCTCGTCCTTTCCGACTGTGCTCCTGATCGCGACCATGCTGCGTCTGGGCCTCAACATCGCCTCGACACGGCTGATCCTGTCGAACGGTCACGAAGGCACGGCGGCAGCCGGCAACGTCATCCAGTCTTTCGGAAACCTGGTGATGGGCGGCAATTTCGTCATCGGGATCATCGTTTTCGCCATTCTGGTGATCGTGAATTTCGTGGTTATCACCAAGGGTTCCGGCCGTATCGCGGAAGTCGCCGCGCGCTTCACCCTGGACGCGATGCCCGGCAAGCAGATGGCCATTGATGCCGACCTTTCGGCCGGGCTGATCGACGAGGCCGAGGCCAAGGCGCGCCGGAAATCGCTGGAGGACGAGAGCTCCTTCTTCGGGGCCATGGATGGTGCCTCCAAATTCGTCCGCGGCGATGCTATCGCAGGTCTCCTGATCACGTTCATCAACATCCTTGGCGGTATCTTCATCGGCGTCGCCCAGATGGGGCTCAGCTTTACCGAAGCCGCCAACAACTACACGCTTCTGACCATCGGTGACGGTCTTGTCTCGCAGATCCCGGCGCTGATCGTTTCGACCGCTGCCGGCCTTCTCGTTTCCAAGGCCGGCGTGCACGGCGCGGCCGACAAGGCGCTGTCCAGCCAGTTCACCGGTTACCCGAAAGCGCTCGGCATGTCGGCGGCCGTCATGGTCATCCTGGCGCTCCTGCCCGGCATGCCGATGGTGCCGTTTCTCGCGCTTGCCGGGATCGCGGGCTATCTGGCCTACCGGGTCGGTGCGAACAAGAAGAAGCAAGAGGTCAAGGTCGCGCAGGAAAAGGCGATCGAGGCCGCGCCGAAGCCGCCGCCGGAGCCACCGATCACCGATGCGCTCAAGATGGACGAACTCAGGATCGAACTCGGCTATGCACTGCTGCCGCTGATCAACGGCAAGGCCCAGGGCGACGGAGATATCCTGACCGAACAGATCAAGGCACTGCGCCGCCAGGTCGCGGGCGACATGGGCGTGATCATGCCTCCGGTGCGCATCCTCGACAATATCCAGCTCGGTGCCAACGACTATGTCATCAAGGTCAAGGAAGTCGAAGCTGGCCGCGGTATTCTCTATCCGAACCACTACATGGTCATGGATCCGGCGGGCGGTCAGGTGAAACTGCCGGGCACGCACACGACGGAACCGACCTTCGGCCTTCCGGCAACCTGGGTGGAGGCACAGTACCGCGAAGACGCCTCCCTGCGCGGCTATACGGTCGTGGACCCGGCAACCGTGCTCTCGACCCATCTGACCGAGACGATCAAGACCAATGTCAGCGAGCTTCTGACCTATGGCGATGTCCAGAAACTGCTGAAGGAACTGAAAGGCGAGCAGGCCAAGCTGGTGGAGGATCTGGTGCCGTCGCAGATTACCGTTTCCGGTCTTCAGCGTGTCTTGCAGGCGCTGCTGGACGAGCGGATCTCCATTCGCGATCTCGGTACCATCCTGGAAGGCGTCTCCGAGGCAACCGGCATGACACGGAACACCGACACGATCGCGGAGCATGTGCGGTCACGGCTCGGCCGCCAGATTTGCGCCTCGAACCTGTCTCCAGGCGGCTACCTGCCGCTGATCGCGCTGTCACCGCAATGGGAGCAGGCGTTCCTGGAGTCGATTGTCGGGGAGGGGGACGACCGTCAGCTGGCGATGCAGCCGAGCAAGCTGCAGGAATTCGTCGGCAAGGTCCGTGATGCCTTCGAGGAGGCCGCCCAGCAGGGCGAGGTACCCGTGCTCCTGACATCGCCCCAGACACGGCCGTTCGTTCGATCCATCGTTGAACGCTTCCGCGCTCATACGACAATCATGAGCCAGGCAGAGGTTCACCCGCGCATCAAGCTGAAGACGGTCGGGTCGATCTAG
- a CDS encoding sigma-54 dependent transcriptional regulator — MRLLIVGTLGGQLTTASKIAMQGGAQVTHADDVEGALKVLRSGRGADLLMVEVHLDIAGLIGKLQDERVHVPVVACGVETDAQAAVSAIRAGAKEYIPLPPDPEMIAAVLHAVAQERGDLIYRDEAMANVVKLAEQVAPSEASVLITGESGTGKEVIARHVHKCSNRASKPFISINCAAIPEHLLESELFGHEKGAFTGAVARRIGKFEEADGGTLLLDEISEMDVRLQAKLLRALQERVIDRVGGTRPVAVNIRILATSNRDLAESVRQGQFREDLLFRLNVVNLKLPALRERPADIMELAQFFIKHYAEANGVPQRPLSVEARQALMSNPWQGNVRELENTMHRAILLASGPEIGVEAIRMPDGSPLSVSRGPAQRAVETAEAVTRSFVGRTVADVERDLILDTLDHCLGNRTHAAKILGISIRTLRNKLNQYTDEGISVPAPGEARP, encoded by the coding sequence ATGCGTCTGCTCATTGTCGGAACATTAGGCGGTCAACTCACAACTGCATCGAAGATCGCCATGCAGGGGGGCGCGCAGGTCACCCACGCCGATGACGTGGAAGGTGCGCTCAAGGTGCTCAGATCCGGCCGCGGTGCCGATCTGCTGATGGTTGAAGTCCATCTCGACATCGCCGGGCTGATCGGCAAACTGCAGGACGAACGGGTGCATGTGCCCGTGGTGGCCTGCGGCGTGGAAACGGACGCGCAGGCTGCCGTGTCAGCCATCCGCGCCGGGGCCAAGGAATATATTCCCCTGCCGCCCGATCCGGAGATGATCGCCGCCGTGCTTCATGCCGTGGCACAGGAGCGGGGAGATCTCATCTATCGCGACGAGGCGATGGCGAATGTCGTCAAATTGGCCGAACAGGTTGCGCCATCGGAAGCATCCGTCCTGATCACGGGCGAGTCCGGTACCGGCAAGGAGGTAATCGCCCGGCACGTGCACAAGTGCTCCAACCGAGCCTCGAAACCCTTCATTTCGATCAACTGTGCCGCTATTCCCGAGCATCTGCTGGAGTCGGAACTGTTCGGTCATGAGAAAGGTGCCTTTACCGGCGCCGTCGCACGGCGCATCGGCAAGTTCGAGGAAGCCGACGGCGGCACACTGCTCCTTGACGAGATCTCGGAAATGGATGTGCGGCTTCAGGCCAAACTGCTGCGCGCGCTTCAGGAGCGCGTGATCGACCGCGTCGGCGGCACGCGTCCGGTCGCCGTCAACATCCGGATCCTGGCGACGTCCAACCGGGATCTTGCCGAGAGCGTCCGGCAGGGCCAGTTCCGCGAGGATCTCCTGTTCCGGCTGAATGTCGTCAATCTCAAGCTGCCGGCGCTGCGCGAGCGTCCGGCGGACATCATGGAGCTCGCCCAGTTCTTCATCAAGCATTACGCGGAAGCCAACGGCGTGCCCCAGCGCCCGCTTTCCGTCGAGGCGCGTCAGGCCCTGATGTCCAATCCCTGGCAGGGCAATGTGCGTGAGCTTGAAAACACCATGCACAGGGCGATCCTGCTCGCGTCCGGCCCGGAGATCGGCGTCGAGGCGATCCGCATGCCCGACGGATCGCCCCTGTCCGTCTCCAGGGGCCCGGCGCAACGCGCGGTCGAGACAGCCGAAGCCGTCACCAGATCCTTTGTCGGCCGCACGGTGGCAGACGTGGAACGCGATCTCATTCTCGACACGCTCGACCATTGCCTGGGCAACCGGACACACGCGGCGAAAATTCTGGGAATCTCCATTCGCACGCTGCGCAACAAGCTGAATCAGTATACCGATGAAGGAATTAGCGTGCCCGCTCCGGGCGAGGCGCGTCCCTGA
- the fliN gene encoding flagellar motor switch protein FliN, with translation MSDEQDTNIPLDELEAPQRSLEDEDVASADSAADLEAVFDVPVRISAVLGHSRMHVSELLKLASGTVLELDRKVGEAIDIYVNDRLVARGEVVLVEDKLGVTMTEIIKTDR, from the coding sequence ATGAGCGACGAGCAAGACACCAACATCCCGCTTGACGAACTGGAAGCTCCGCAACGCAGTCTTGAGGACGAGGATGTCGCCTCGGCGGATTCTGCTGCGGATCTGGAAGCCGTTTTTGACGTCCCAGTCCGGATTTCGGCCGTTCTCGGACATTCCCGCATGCATGTGTCGGAGCTTTTGAAGCTCGCCTCCGGGACCGTTCTGGAACTTGACCGCAAGGTCGGGGAGGCAATCGATATCTACGTCAATGACCGCCTGGTCGCGCGCGGTGAAGTTGTCCTGGTCGAGGACAAGCTGGGCGTCACCATGACGGAAATCATCAAGACCGACCGATAG
- a CDS encoding FliH/SctL family protein encodes MTNPSKFLFNMDFSEPEEPEVVAPPEPDIPSIPLADHEKLLADAKAQAFDEGRAQALQDLQSKQETLLTAEVNRLVDVVGEAIGQIDDGLAVQEKDAVGLAFLVARRLCAHLIARQPLAETVALVSECLGPLRKAPHLVIRIAEKDVEGLKSRVDPIVHEKGFDGRLVILGEPEIGRGDCHIEWADGGIKRDRKALENEIDTSIRSYLRARGAGTKGTSSAPGAEKETDA; translated from the coding sequence ATGACCAACCCGTCTAAATTTCTGTTCAACATGGACTTCTCCGAGCCGGAGGAGCCGGAAGTCGTTGCGCCGCCCGAACCGGATATCCCTTCCATTCCCCTGGCCGACCATGAAAAGCTGCTTGCCGATGCGAAGGCCCAGGCCTTCGATGAGGGGCGGGCACAGGCGCTTCAGGATCTTCAGAGCAAGCAGGAGACCCTGCTGACGGCGGAGGTCAACCGGCTGGTCGATGTCGTCGGCGAGGCGATCGGACAGATCGACGACGGGCTGGCGGTGCAGGAAAAAGATGCCGTCGGCCTCGCATTTCTTGTGGCCAGACGTCTTTGTGCACACCTGATTGCGCGCCAGCCGCTGGCGGAAACCGTGGCGCTGGTGTCAGAATGTCTCGGGCCGCTCAGGAAGGCGCCTCACCTGGTCATCCGGATTGCGGAAAAAGACGTTGAGGGGCTCAAGTCCCGGGTGGACCCGATCGTGCACGAGAAGGGCTTCGACGGCCGTCTCGTGATCCTCGGCGAGCCGGAAATCGGTCGTGGAGACTGCCACATCGAATGGGCGGACGGCGGCATCAAGCGTGACCGGAAAGCGCTCGAAAACGAAATCGACACAAGCATTCGCAGCTATCTGCGCGCACGCGGCGCGGGCACGAAAGGCACTTCATCCGCGCCTGGAGCGGAAAAGGAAACTGACGCATGA
- the fliG gene encoding flagellar motor switch protein FliG, with product MVSDQLQQHLTISADEEDRELKGAERAAVLLLALGESHGSPIWEKLDEIEVRQVSAAMANLGPVTPNMLENLFKDFVRRVSSRGALTGNVDATERLLANFLPGDKVSVIMEEIRGPAGRNMWEKLSNVQENVLANYLKNEYPQTVAVVLSKINSDHAARVLGILPEELALEVVSRMLRMDAVQKEVLEKVEQTLRVEFMSNLTNTSRRDSHEMMADIFNNFDRQTEARFLAALEEDNREAADRIKTLMFTFDDLLKLDAASCQTLLRHVEKDQLAIALKGSTDTAREFFFGNMSSRAAKLLEDDMDALGPVRLRDVDEAQTGMVNKAKDLAAKGEIMISKSKGDEEIIY from the coding sequence ATGGTAAGCGATCAACTTCAACAACACCTCACGATCAGCGCGGATGAGGAAGACCGTGAACTGAAGGGTGCCGAGCGGGCGGCGGTTCTGCTGCTTGCGCTCGGGGAATCGCACGGTTCACCCATCTGGGAAAAGCTCGACGAAATCGAGGTTCGTCAGGTCTCGGCGGCGATGGCAAATCTTGGGCCGGTGACACCGAACATGCTTGAGAACCTCTTCAAGGATTTTGTCCGCAGGGTCAGCTCAAGAGGGGCTCTGACCGGCAATGTGGACGCAACCGAACGCCTGCTGGCCAACTTTCTTCCCGGAGACAAAGTGTCGGTCATCATGGAGGAAATCCGGGGACCGGCCGGTCGTAACATGTGGGAAAAACTCTCCAACGTTCAGGAGAATGTTCTCGCGAACTATCTGAAGAACGAATACCCGCAGACTGTCGCCGTGGTGCTGTCGAAAATCAACTCGGACCACGCCGCGCGCGTCCTCGGCATCCTGCCGGAAGAACTCGCGCTTGAAGTGGTCAGCCGCATGCTGCGCATGGACGCCGTGCAGAAGGAAGTCCTTGAAAAGGTGGAGCAGACGCTCAGGGTCGAATTCATGTCCAACCTGACCAACACGTCGCGCCGGGACAGCCACGAGATGATGGCGGACATCTTCAACAATTTCGACCGGCAGACCGAGGCGCGGTTCCTCGCGGCGCTCGAAGAGGACAACCGCGAGGCAGCGGACCGGATCAAGACGCTGATGTTCACCTTCGACGATCTGCTCAAGCTGGATGCGGCAAGTTGTCAGACGTTGCTGCGTCACGTGGAAAAAGACCAGCTTGCCATCGCTCTCAAGGGGTCCACCGACACGGCCCGCGAGTTTTTCTTCGGCAATATGTCTTCGCGTGCGGCGAAACTGCTCGAGGACGATATGGACGCGCTTGGTCCCGTGCGGCTGCGTGATGTCGATGAGGCGCAGACCGGCATGGTGAACAAGGCAAAGGATCTGGCCGCGAAAGGCGAAATCATGATTTCCAAGTCGAAGGGCGATGAGGAAATCATCTACTGA
- the fliF gene encoding flagellar basal-body MS-ring/collar protein FliF: MNGIVEFIKTLGPARIAAMGAVAAILVGVFAFIILRVTAPQMTTLYNELTLEDSAAIVSQLESQGVQFQLTRQGATILVAKDQVARLRMQLAAEGLPTGGSIGYEIFDRSDTLGATSFVQNINHLRAMEGELSRTIGSLDRIKAARVHLVIPERQLFQRDRRPPSASIVLNVRGALGPGEIRAVQHLVATAVDGLDPDRVSIVDESGRLLASGAGASDEDMVSTSLQERTVAIEGRLRNQVEEILNSIVGPGRARVRVNAEVDFNRLTETTETFDPEGQVVRSTQTKEEATSSIGRNGQVTAGNQLPNAQVPQEDDGRDTASLTEEVVNYEISRSTRTEVVEAGQVRRLSVAVLVDGTYEPDGNGSSVYTPRPQETLDRIAVLVRSAVGFDENRGDLVEVVNLQFALPPQDDLLVEGDGLFEFTRDDIIRFAELGVLFLITILLLLFVVRPLLRRIVTPEEKQPQELMIGPDGTLVVETDVPQDEDMEDEFVIEWLEQAKQEGAMQASSIAKVGDMIKDHPTEAVTIVRGWLDEQAA; the protein is encoded by the coding sequence GTGAACGGCATAGTTGAATTCATAAAGACATTGGGTCCGGCGCGGATTGCCGCCATGGGAGCCGTTGCGGCCATCCTCGTGGGCGTGTTCGCCTTTATCATCCTTCGCGTGACCGCGCCGCAAATGACCACGCTCTACAACGAACTGACCCTTGAGGATTCCGCTGCGATCGTCAGTCAGCTCGAGAGCCAGGGCGTCCAGTTTCAGCTCACCCGCCAGGGTGCCACCATTCTCGTTGCGAAGGATCAGGTCGCACGGCTGCGGATGCAGCTTGCCGCCGAAGGTCTGCCGACCGGCGGTTCCATCGGCTATGAGATCTTCGACCGGAGCGACACGCTCGGCGCAACGAGCTTCGTTCAGAACATCAATCATCTGAGGGCGATGGAAGGCGAGCTTTCGCGGACGATCGGATCGCTGGACCGGATCAAGGCGGCGCGCGTTCACCTGGTGATCCCCGAGCGCCAGCTGTTTCAGCGGGACCGCCGCCCGCCTTCCGCATCGATCGTGTTGAATGTGCGCGGTGCGCTTGGCCCGGGTGAGATCCGAGCGGTTCAGCACCTCGTTGCAACGGCCGTGGACGGTCTGGATCCGGACCGGGTTTCGATCGTCGATGAAAGCGGCAGACTGCTCGCGTCCGGTGCCGGCGCCAGCGATGAGGACATGGTGTCCACGTCGCTTCAGGAGCGGACGGTTGCCATCGAAGGCCGCTTGCGCAACCAGGTCGAGGAAATTCTGAATTCGATTGTCGGCCCCGGGCGGGCACGTGTGCGCGTCAACGCGGAGGTCGACTTCAACCGGCTCACCGAAACAACGGAAACCTTCGATCCGGAGGGGCAGGTCGTGCGGTCGACGCAGACCAAGGAAGAGGCGACGTCCTCCATCGGACGCAACGGGCAGGTGACAGCCGGGAACCAGCTTCCGAACGCGCAGGTGCCGCAGGAGGATGACGGGCGCGACACGGCTTCCCTTACCGAGGAGGTCGTCAACTACGAGATTTCGCGCTCGACACGGACCGAGGTCGTGGAGGCCGGGCAGGTCAGGCGGTTGTCCGTGGCGGTTCTGGTCGACGGCACCTACGAGCCCGACGGGAACGGCAGCTCGGTCTATACGCCGCGCCCGCAGGAAACGCTCGACCGTATCGCGGTGCTGGTGCGCTCGGCCGTCGGTTTCGACGAAAATCGAGGTGACCTTGTCGAAGTCGTCAATCTGCAATTCGCACTCCCGCCCCAGGACGATCTTCTGGTGGAAGGCGACGGACTGTTCGAGTTCACGCGGGACGATATCATCCGGTTCGCCGAACTCGGGGTTCTGTTCCTGATCACGATCCTGCTGCTCCTGTTCGTGGTGCGGCCGTTGCTTCGCCGCATCGTCACACCGGAAGAAAAACAGCCGCAGGAGCTCATGATCGGCCCCGACGGAACACTGGTCGTCGAGACGGACGTGCCGCAGGACGAGGATATGGAAGACGAATTCGTGATCGAGTGGCTGGAGCAGGCGAAGCAGGAAGGGGCAATGCAGGCGAGTTCGATCGCGAAAGTGGGCGACATGATCAAGGATCACCCGACCGAAGCCGTCACCATCGTGCGCGGCTGGCTGGATGAGCAGGCGGCCTGA
- a CDS encoding DUF1153 domain-containing protein, translating to MTEQIRSRVKYVIGPDGSPLTIADLPPTSTKRWVIRRKAEVVAAVRGGLLSLEEACQRYTLTVEEFLSWQSSIEKHGLAGLRATRIQQYRG from the coding sequence ATGACCGAACAAATTCGTTCGCGTGTAAAATATGTCATCGGCCCCGATGGTAGTCCGCTTACAATTGCGGATCTGCCGCCAACATCGACGAAGCGTTGGGTTATTCGTCGCAAGGCCGAAGTTGTCGCCGCAGTTCGCGGAGGACTACTGTCCCTCGAAGAGGCGTGCCAGAGATATACCCTGACGGTGGAGGAATTCCTCTCCTGGCAGAGTTCCATCGAAAAGCATGGACTTGCGGGTCTGCGCGCCACGCGCATCCAGCAATACCGGGGCTGA
- a CDS encoding flagellar hook capping FlgD N-terminal domain-containing protein, producing the protein MTTVSSSTTGTSQSTSTASQSGLMANYELFLSILTTQIQNQDPLDPMDSAEYTSQLVQYSNVEQSIQQNKNLEEIIAMLGSNMSMSYVGYIGNEVTADASTTTLSGGQATWTYDVSEDATGTYEVRNSSGVVVYTGDADLKAGSGTVTWNGQLSAGGEAPDGLYTISFDVRDAASNRETVRTETKGIVDSVDLSGSEVVLNVGGQSVPISSVTSVSAPS; encoded by the coding sequence GTGACAACCGTTTCTTCCAGTACGACTGGCACTTCTCAGAGCACCAGCACGGCCAGCCAGTCGGGGCTGATGGCCAACTATGAGCTGTTCCTGAGCATTCTTACCACGCAGATCCAGAACCAGGATCCCCTCGATCCGATGGACTCGGCTGAATACACAAGCCAGCTGGTGCAATATTCGAATGTCGAACAGTCGATCCAGCAGAACAAGAACCTCGAAGAGATCATCGCCATGCTCGGTAGCAACATGAGCATGAGCTATGTCGGCTATATCGGCAACGAGGTGACGGCCGACGCATCCACCACCACGCTGTCCGGCGGCCAGGCGACCTGGACCTATGACGTGAGCGAAGATGCGACAGGAACCTACGAAGTCCGCAATTCAAGCGGAGTGGTCGTCTACACCGGCGATGCGGATCTCAAGGCAGGTTCGGGAACCGTCACGTGGAACGGTCAGCTGTCCGCCGGCGGCGAAGCCCCCGATGGTCTTTACACGATCTCGTTCGATGTACGGGATGCCGCCAGCAACCGGGAAACCGTCAGGACAGAGACGAAGGGCATCGTCGACAGCGTCGACCTCTCCGGATCGGAAGTCGTTCTGAATGTGGGCGGTCAGAGCGTTCCCATCTCCTCGGTGACATCCGTCTCTGCTCCCTCCTGA